A stretch of Mesorhizobium sp. M2A.F.Ca.ET.046.03.2.1 DNA encodes these proteins:
- the carB gene encoding carbamoyl-phosphate synthase large subunit, with product MPRRTDIKSILIIGAGPIVIGQACEFDYSGTQACKALKEEGFRVILVNSNPATIMTDPELADATYIEPITPEVVAKIIAKERPDALLPTMGGQTALNTALSLRRMGVLERYQVEMIGADAHAIDKAEDRALFRQAMSKIGLETPRSMLANATDVKNADRKTHEAERAALKAENPENLDAALDALETRWNLGEGDRKQRYISHAMAIAAQALDHVGLPAIIRPSFTMGGTGGGIAYNRAEFYDIVQSGLDASPTTEVLIEESVLGWKEYEMEVVRDKADNCIIVCSIENLDPMGVHTGDSITVAPALTLTDKEYQMMRNASIAVLREIGVETGGSNVQFAVNPADGRLVVIEMNPRVSRSSALASKATGFPIAKVAAKLAVGYTLDELENDITGGATPASFEPTIDYVVTKIPRFAFEKFPGAEPVLTTAMKSVGEVMAIGRTFQESLHKALRGLETGLTGLDEIEIPGLGHGSAPASHTDDRNAIRAALGTPTPDRLRMVAQAIRMGTSLEDVHAMCKIDPWFLEQIAGIIAMEERIREHGLPQDAVNLRMLKAMGFSDARLASLTRTDAEVVQKNREKLDVHPVYKRIDTCAAEFASPTAYMYSTYEVPFVGEPANEARVSARKKVVILGGGPNRIGQGIEFDYCCCHAAFALRDAGYEAIMVNCNPETVSTDYDTSDRLYFDPLTAEDVLEILRAEQASGELVGVIVQFGGQTPLKLADALEKAGIPILGTSPDMIDLAEDRDRFQKLLHKLNLTQPKNGIAYSVEQARLVAGELGFPLVVRPSYVLGGRAMQIIHDESTLQTYLLDTVPGLVPEDIKQKYPNDKTGQINTLLGKNPLLFDTYLSGAIEVDVDCLCDGKETFVSGILEHIEEAGIHSGDSACSLPTHSLHPDLVDELERQTAALARALNVGGLMNVQYAIQDGTVYVLEVNPRASRTVPFVAKTIGRPIAKIAARIMAGETLENAFAHYGAMPDPRNPGHIAVKEAVFPFARFPGVDILLGPEMRSTGEVMGLDRDFALAFAKSQLGANVDLPRSGTLFVSVRDEDKKGILPAVKRLAEQGFKVLATSGTARFLAENGVVAEKINKVLEGRPHIEDAIRNRQVQIVFNTTDGQKAVSDSKSLRRATLMQKVPYYTTLSGAAAVAEAIAALRAGNLEVRPLQEYFG from the coding sequence ATGCCAAGACGCACCGACATCAAGTCGATCCTGATCATCGGGGCCGGCCCCATCGTCATCGGCCAGGCCTGCGAGTTCGACTATTCCGGCACCCAGGCCTGCAAGGCGCTGAAGGAAGAGGGCTTCCGCGTCATCCTAGTCAACTCCAATCCGGCCACCATCATGACCGATCCGGAGCTGGCCGACGCCACCTATATCGAGCCGATCACGCCCGAGGTGGTGGCCAAGATCATCGCCAAGGAGCGCCCGGACGCGCTGCTGCCGACCATGGGCGGCCAGACGGCGCTCAACACGGCGCTCTCGCTACGCCGCATGGGCGTGCTGGAGCGCTATCAAGTAGAGATGATCGGCGCCGACGCCCATGCCATCGACAAGGCCGAGGACCGCGCGCTGTTCCGCCAGGCAATGAGCAAGATCGGGCTGGAGACGCCGCGCTCGATGCTGGCCAACGCCACCGACGTCAAGAACGCCGACCGCAAGACCCATGAGGCCGAGCGCGCGGCGCTCAAGGCAGAGAACCCGGAAAATCTCGACGCCGCGCTCGACGCGCTGGAAACCCGCTGGAACCTCGGCGAAGGCGACCGCAAGCAGCGCTATATCAGCCATGCCATGGCGATCGCCGCCCAGGCGCTCGACCATGTCGGCCTGCCGGCGATCATCCGGCCCTCCTTCACCATGGGCGGCACCGGCGGCGGCATCGCCTACAACCGCGCCGAATTCTACGACATCGTCCAGTCCGGCCTCGACGCCTCGCCCACCACCGAGGTGCTGATCGAGGAAAGCGTGCTCGGCTGGAAGGAGTATGAGATGGAGGTCGTCCGCGACAAGGCGGACAATTGCATCATTGTCTGCTCGATCGAGAACCTCGATCCGATGGGCGTGCACACCGGCGACTCGATCACCGTCGCCCCTGCCCTGACGCTCACGGACAAAGAATATCAGATGATGCGCAACGCCTCGATCGCGGTGCTGCGCGAGATCGGCGTCGAGACCGGCGGCTCGAACGTACAGTTCGCCGTCAACCCGGCCGACGGCCGCCTTGTCGTCATCGAGATGAACCCGCGCGTCTCGCGCTCCTCGGCCCTGGCCTCGAAGGCCACGGGCTTCCCGATCGCCAAGGTCGCCGCGAAACTCGCCGTCGGCTACACGCTGGACGAGTTGGAGAACGACATCACCGGCGGCGCGACGCCGGCCTCCTTCGAGCCGACCATCGACTACGTGGTCACCAAGATCCCGCGCTTTGCCTTCGAGAAATTCCCTGGCGCCGAGCCCGTGCTGACCACCGCCATGAAGTCGGTGGGCGAAGTGATGGCCATCGGCCGCACCTTCCAGGAATCGCTGCATAAGGCCTTGCGTGGATTGGAAACCGGCCTGACCGGATTGGACGAGATCGAGATTCCCGGCCTCGGCCATGGCAGCGCGCCCGCCAGCCACACCGACGACCGCAACGCGATCCGCGCCGCGCTCGGCACGCCGACGCCGGACCGGCTGCGCATGGTGGCGCAGGCGATCCGCATGGGCACCTCGCTTGAAGACGTGCACGCCATGTGCAAGATCGACCCGTGGTTCCTCGAGCAGATCGCCGGCATCATCGCCATGGAGGAACGCATCCGCGAACATGGCCTGCCGCAGGACGCCGTCAACCTGCGCATGCTGAAGGCGATGGGCTTTTCCGACGCCCGCCTCGCCTCGCTGACCAGGACCGATGCTGAAGTCGTCCAGAAGAACCGCGAAAAGCTCGACGTTCATCCGGTCTACAAGCGCATCGACACCTGCGCCGCCGAGTTCGCTTCGCCGACCGCCTACATGTATTCGACCTATGAAGTGCCTTTCGTCGGCGAACCCGCCAACGAGGCGCGCGTGTCAGCGCGGAAAAAAGTCGTCATCCTCGGCGGCGGCCCGAACCGCATCGGCCAGGGCATCGAGTTCGACTATTGCTGCTGCCATGCCGCCTTCGCGCTGCGCGACGCCGGCTATGAAGCGATCATGGTCAACTGCAACCCGGAGACGGTCTCGACCGACTACGACACCTCCGACCGCCTCTATTTCGATCCGCTGACGGCGGAGGACGTGCTGGAGATCCTGCGCGCCGAGCAGGCCTCGGGCGAGCTGGTCGGCGTCATCGTCCAGTTCGGCGGCCAGACGCCGTTGAAGCTGGCTGACGCGCTGGAGAAGGCCGGCATCCCGATCCTCGGCACCTCGCCCGACATGATCGACCTGGCGGAAGACCGCGACCGCTTCCAGAAGCTCTTGCACAAGCTCAACCTCACCCAGCCGAAGAACGGCATCGCCTATTCGGTCGAGCAGGCCCGCCTCGTCGCCGGCGAGCTAGGCTTCCCGCTGGTGGTGCGCCCGTCCTATGTGCTCGGCGGCCGCGCCATGCAGATCATCCATGACGAAAGCACGCTGCAGACCTACCTGCTCGACACCGTGCCCGGCCTTGTGCCGGAGGACATCAAGCAGAAATATCCCAACGACAAGACCGGCCAGATCAACACGCTGCTGGGCAAGAACCCGCTTCTGTTCGACACCTATCTCTCGGGCGCCATCGAGGTCGATGTCGACTGCCTCTGCGACGGCAAGGAGACCTTCGTCTCGGGCATCCTGGAGCATATCGAGGAGGCCGGCATCCATTCGGGAGATAGCGCCTGCTCGCTGCCGACGCATTCACTGCACCCGGACCTCGTCGACGAGCTGGAGCGCCAGACGGCAGCGCTCGCCCGCGCGCTCAACGTCGGCGGCCTGATGAATGTGCAATACGCCATCCAGGACGGCACGGTCTATGTGCTGGAGGTCAACCCGCGCGCCTCGCGCACCGTGCCCTTCGTCGCCAAGACCATCGGAAGACCTATCGCGAAAATTGCTGCCCGCATCATGGCCGGCGAGACGCTGGAAAACGCCTTCGCCCATTACGGCGCCATGCCCGACCCACGCAATCCCGGCCACATCGCGGTCAAGGAAGCCGTCTTCCCCTTCGCCCGCTTCCCCGGTGTCGACATCCTGCTCGGACCCGAAATGCGCTCGACCGGCGAGGTCATGGGCCTCGACCGCGACTTTGCGCTGGCCTTCGCCAAGAGCCAGCTCGGCGCCAATGTCGACCTGCCCCGCTCCGGCACGCTGTTCGTCTCGGTCCGCGACGAGGACAAGAAAGGCATCCTGCCGGCGGTCAAGCGTTTGGCGGAACAGGGCTTCAAGGTGCTCGCCACCTCCGGCACCGCACGCTTCCTCGCCGAGAACGGCGTGGTTGCCGAAAAGATCAACAAGGTGCTCGAAGGCCGTCCCCACATCGAGGACGCCATCCGCAACCGCCAGGTCCAGATCGTCTTCAACACCACGGACGGCCAGAAGGCGGTGTCGGACTCGAAGTCGCTGCGTCGCGCGACGCTGATGCAGAAGGTGCCCTATTACACGACGCTGTCGGGCGCCGCGGCGGTGGCGGAGGCGATCGCGGCGCTAAGGGCCGGGAACTTGGAGGTGCGGCCGTTGCAGGAGTATTTTGGCTAG